The Aeromicrobium senzhongii genome includes a window with the following:
- a CDS encoding phage holin family protein — translation MERFLSTWFVSSLALGLSALILGSHMSIGVEGETTLNRVLALAAVGLVFTIVHEIVGTIVKLISLPFIVLTLGLLLVVINALLLLLTEWITSQFGVEFVLDGFWWAVLAAIVVSICQSILSAIISD, via the coding sequence ATGGAACGCTTCCTGTCCACCTGGTTCGTCAGCAGCCTTGCGCTCGGACTGTCCGCCCTCATCCTCGGCAGTCACATGAGCATCGGCGTGGAAGGCGAGACGACACTGAACCGCGTCCTCGCCCTGGCCGCCGTCGGCCTGGTCTTCACCATCGTCCACGAGATCGTCGGCACGATCGTCAAGCTGATCTCGCTGCCGTTCATCGTGTTGACCCTGGGCCTGCTGCTGGTCGTCATCAACGCCCTGCTGTTGCTGCTGACCGAGTGGATCACCTCGCAGTTCGGCGTCGAGTTCGTCCTCGACGGCTTCTGGTGGGCGGTCCTGGCGGCGATCGTGGTGTCGATCTGCCAGTCGATCCTGTCCGCGATCATCTCGGACTGA
- a CDS encoding low molecular weight protein-tyrosine-phosphatase, producing MTRRIALVCLGNICRSPMAHVVLEQRLADAGIDDVVVTSSGTGDWHVGQPMDERAAATLTAAGYDATRHRARNFTPDWFGEQDLILTMDASNHADVLALARSDEDRAKVRMYRSFDPEADTPDAEVPDPWYGGPEGFDEVLKMVERTTDGIVRYLSDAS from the coding sequence ATGACCCGCCGCATCGCACTGGTCTGCCTGGGCAACATCTGCCGCTCCCCCATGGCCCACGTCGTCCTCGAACAACGCCTGGCCGACGCCGGGATCGACGACGTCGTCGTCACGTCCTCGGGCACCGGCGACTGGCACGTCGGCCAGCCGATGGACGAGCGCGCCGCGGCCACCCTGACCGCCGCGGGGTACGACGCCACGCGCCACCGTGCCCGGAACTTCACCCCGGACTGGTTCGGCGAGCAGGACCTCATCTTGACCATGGACGCCAGCAACCACGCCGACGTCCTGGCGCTCGCCCGCAGTGACGAGGACCGCGCCAAGGTCCGGATGTACCGCTCGTTCGACCCTGAGGCGGACACGCCGGACGCCGAGGTCCCCGACCCCTGGTACGGCGGCCCCGAGGGCTTCGACGAGGTGCTGAAGATGGTCGAGCGCACCACCGACGGGATCGTCCGGTACCTCTCCGACGCCTCGTGA
- a CDS encoding GNAT family N-acetyltransferase, which yields MTHRPSGEILRLVTPDDAEELAAVWSRNRTFLAPWEPLRDDAFFTPESQRAGIERDLAEHEAGRMVPFVISGPDGGMAGRLTLSGVTRGAFQSAAMGYWVREDLNGRGLATRAAREAVDHAFATLGLHRLQAETLLHNVASQKVLRHAGFTPFAVAPDYLRIAGRWQDHLLFHVLAAASEPATAEEQAAAEPPGGAGQQ from the coding sequence GTGACGCACCGACCCTCCGGCGAGATCCTGCGACTGGTCACGCCCGACGACGCCGAGGAGCTCGCCGCCGTGTGGTCGAGGAACCGCACATTCCTCGCGCCGTGGGAGCCGCTGCGCGACGACGCGTTCTTCACCCCCGAGAGCCAGCGCGCCGGCATCGAGCGCGACCTCGCCGAGCACGAGGCGGGGCGGATGGTCCCCTTCGTCATCAGCGGGCCCGACGGTGGCATGGCGGGCCGGCTCACGCTCAGCGGCGTCACCCGCGGCGCGTTCCAGTCGGCGGCGATGGGCTACTGGGTCCGCGAGGACCTCAACGGGCGCGGCCTGGCGACCCGCGCCGCGCGGGAGGCGGTCGACCACGCGTTCGCGACGCTGGGCCTGCACCGGCTCCAGGCCGAGACGCTGCTGCACAACGTGGCGTCGCAGAAGGTCCTCCGTCACGCGGGGTTCACACCCTTCGCCGTCGCGCCGGACTACCTGAGGATCGCCGGCCGCTGGCAGGACCACCTGCTCTTCCACGTCCTCGCGGCGGCGTCCGAGCCCGCGACCGCCGAGGAGCAGGCGGCCGCGGAACCCCCCGGAGGTGCGGGGCAGCAGTGA
- a CDS encoding fructosamine kinase family protein, translated as MARMAGTAALAESLLDVAVVSTTSVAGGDICTTTRLRLTDGRSAVIKTRPQAPPRFFTTEAEGLRRLGAAGGAPVPEVLAANDECIILDWIEPAKPSADLAEGLGRGLAATHAAGTGGFGADHDGYVGLAPLPNRPLPTWEEFYASRRVMPYVKAAVDRGALSLEQAATIEKVMKQLPSLTADPEPPALLHGDLWSGNLVWSADGVRLIDPAVHGGHRETDLAMLALFGAPHLQRILDAYNEAAPLQEGWMDRVPLHQLHPLLVHAVMFGGAYGPRAAAAAQSLLDGKS; from the coding sequence ATGGCACGTATGGCTGGAACCGCTGCACTGGCGGAGTCACTGTTGGACGTCGCGGTGGTCTCGACGACCTCCGTGGCCGGCGGTGACATCTGCACGACGACACGGTTGCGGCTCACGGACGGACGCAGCGCCGTCATCAAGACCCGGCCCCAGGCGCCGCCGCGCTTCTTCACCACCGAGGCCGAGGGCCTGCGCCGGCTGGGCGCGGCCGGCGGCGCCCCCGTCCCCGAGGTCCTCGCAGCCAACGACGAGTGCATCATCCTGGACTGGATCGAGCCGGCCAAGCCGTCCGCCGACCTGGCCGAGGGGCTGGGCCGGGGACTGGCCGCCACCCACGCCGCAGGCACCGGGGGCTTCGGCGCCGACCACGACGGCTACGTCGGGCTGGCTCCGCTGCCGAACCGGCCGCTGCCCACGTGGGAGGAGTTCTACGCCAGCCGGCGCGTCATGCCGTACGTGAAGGCCGCCGTCGATCGTGGCGCCCTCTCGCTGGAGCAGGCCGCGACCATCGAGAAGGTCATGAAGCAGCTGCCCTCGCTCACCGCCGATCCGGAGCCGCCGGCCCTGCTGCACGGCGACCTGTGGTCGGGCAACCTGGTCTGGTCCGCCGACGGCGTCCGCCTCATCGACCCGGCCGTCCACGGCGGGCACCGCGAGACGGACCTGGCGATGCTGGCCCTGTTCGGCGCCCCGCACCTGCAGCGGATCCTGGACGCCTACAACGAGGCCGCTCCCCTGCAGGAGGGCTGGATGGACCGGGTGCCGCTGCACCAGCTGCACCCCCTGCTCGTCCACGCCGTCATGTTCGGCGGGGCCTACGGTCCCCGTGCCGCCGCGGCGGCCCAGAGCCTGCTCGACGGCAAGTCGTAG
- a CDS encoding response regulator transcription factor codes for MRILIVDDDRAVRDSLRRSLEFNGYAVDVAADGAEALAKVAQSAPDAIVMDVMMPRLGGLDATRALRAAGNDVPILVLTARDAVSDRVDGLDAGADDYLSKPFALEELLARVRALLRRVVRSREELDDEPALTFADLTLDPVTREVRRGERPISLTRTEFALLELFMQRPKRVLERSFILEEVWGFDFPTTANSLEVYVGYVRRKLEAEGETRLLHTVRGVGYVLRETPP; via the coding sequence ATGCGGATCCTCATCGTCGACGACGACCGCGCGGTACGTGACTCGCTGCGGCGTTCGCTGGAGTTCAACGGCTATGCGGTGGACGTGGCCGCCGACGGCGCCGAGGCACTGGCGAAGGTCGCCCAGTCCGCCCCGGACGCCATCGTGATGGACGTGATGATGCCTCGCCTCGGTGGCCTGGACGCCACCCGCGCCCTGCGGGCCGCGGGCAACGACGTGCCGATCCTCGTGCTGACCGCTCGCGACGCCGTCAGCGACCGGGTCGACGGCCTGGACGCCGGCGCCGACGACTACCTGAGCAAGCCGTTCGCGCTCGAGGAGCTGCTGGCGCGGGTCCGGGCGCTGCTGCGCCGCGTCGTCCGGTCGCGGGAGGAGCTCGACGACGAGCCCGCGCTCACGTTCGCCGACCTCACGCTCGACCCCGTCACCCGCGAGGTGCGCCGCGGCGAGCGACCCATCTCGCTGACGCGGACGGAGTTCGCCCTGCTGGAGTTGTTCATGCAGCGTCCCAAGCGCGTGCTGGAGCGGTCGTTCATCCTCGAGGAGGTGTGGGGCTTCGACTTCCCCACGACCGCGAACTCCCTCGAGGTCTACGTCGGGTACGTGCGCCGCAAGCTCGAGGCCGAGGGCGAGACCCGCCTGCTGCACACCGTGCGCGGGGTCGGCTACGTGCTGCGGGAGACACCCCCGTGA